The following are encoded in a window of bacterium SCSIO 12643 genomic DNA:
- a CDS encoding YceI family protein has translation MRKEIWLWVIGLMLFLPTQAQKINAETSKVTFEIGNMAFRVVDGSFKEMSGQINFNVANLSTSTFNVCINPETVDTDNKKRDEHLKNEDFFNTAKYPTICFESTEIKKGDNGFIAIGKLTMHGVTKEVQIPFTYNQNTFTGTLNLNRLDYNVGEDTSTFMVADEVAITIICNVN, from the coding sequence ATGAGAAAAGAAATCTGGTTATGGGTAATAGGTTTAATGCTATTTCTACCTACTCAAGCACAAAAAATAAATGCAGAAACTTCAAAAGTTACTTTTGAAATTGGAAACATGGCGTTCAGAGTGGTGGACGGATCGTTTAAAGAAATGAGTGGGCAGATTAATTTTAATGTAGCGAACTTATCTACTTCAACTTTTAATGTGTGTATCAATCCTGAAACAGTAGATACAGATAACAAAAAACGAGATGAACATCTTAAAAATGAAGACTTCTTTAATACGGCTAAATATCCTACAATCTGTTTTGAATCTACAGAAATCAAGAAAGGGGACAATGGTTTTATTGCTATTGGGAAATTAACTATGCATGGAGTCACCAAAGAAGTTCAAATTCCATTTACATATAATCAAAATACATTTACAGGAACCTTAAACCTCAACCGTTTGGATTACAATGTAGGCGAAGACACCAGTACATTTATGGTTGCAGATGAAGTAGCCATTACTATTATTTGTAACGTAAACTAA